The DNA segment AACAGAGTAGAATTAATCAGATACTTGTAGAAGAGTATGTAGGAGGATGGAAAGAAATAGAATACGAGGTGGTTCGCGACAGAGAAGATAACTGTATAATAGTGTGCAACATGGAGAATTTCGATCCTATGGGAATACACACAGGGGAGTCTATAGTAGTCGCTCCATCGCAAACCCTTACTAATAGTGAATACCACGCTTTAAGAGAGGCTTCTATTCGGGCGGTTAGAAAAGTCGGGGTTATAGGGGAATGTAATATTCAATACGCTCTTGATCCTAAATCGGATAAATTCTACGCTATTGAAATTAACGCACGCCTTTCAAGGTCTTCAGCTTTAGCTTCTAAAGCTACCGGATATCCTCTAGCTTATATAGCCGCTAAACTCGCGTTAGGCTATACGCTACCTGAGCTAATAAATAAAGTCACGCTTAAGACTACAGCCTGCTTTGAACCAGCTTTAGATTATATAACTGTGAAAATACCTAGATGGGATCTCCGTAAATTCCAGAATGTCAGCCGTATAATAGGGCCTCAAATGAAAAGTGTCGGGGAAGTTATGTCTATTGGTAGAAGCTTCGAAGAAGCTATACAGAAAGCTGTTAGAATGCTAGATATAGGTAAAATCGGATTAGTTGCTAATAAAAATGAATCTAAACTTACACGTGATGAAATATCATATTACTTAACTAATCCAACGGATGAGAGGCTTTTCCATATAGTCGCCGCTTTAAAATCAGGGTTCACCGTCGAAGAGGTTAGTAAGCTAACTGGTATAGATCCATGGTTTATTAATAAAATAAGGAATATTATTGATTTAGAGTGTAAACTATCCGAGTATAAAGGCAGAGTCTCAGAATCGGATAATAAACTAGTAAACCTTATAAGAACCGCTAAGAAACTCGGCTTCTCAGATCTTCAATTAGCTAGGATCCTCGGCGACGACGAGAAAAATATAAGGGAGTTGCGTAAAAAGCGGGGGATAACCCCTTACGTTAAACAAATCGATACTTTAGCCGCTGAGTGGCCTGCTAAAACTAATTATCTTTACATGTCTTATAATTCAAACGCTGATGATATTCAATTACCTGATGGGAAAACCGATAAAATTATTGTTTTAGGATCAGGAACATATCGCATAGGTAGCAGTGTTGAATTCGATTGGTGTGCTGTAAACATGGTCTGGTCTCTGAAGAAGATGGGGATTAGCGAAGTTGTAATGGTTAACTGTAACCCTGAAACTGTATCCACTGATTACGATATCTCTGATAAATTATATTTTGAAGAGCTAACTTTAGAAAGAATTCTAGACATCTATGAGAAGGAGAATCCTAAAGGGGTTGTAGTCTCAGTTGGAGGGCAAACACCTAATAATTTAGCTTACCCGTTATACGAGTGTAATGTTCCAATTTTAGGTACCTCGCCTGTGAGCATTGATAAAGCTGAAGATCGAGCTAAATTCAGTAAATTACTAGATGAGCTTGGGATTCCGCAACCTAAATGGGAGACTTTAACTTCTCTGGAAGAGGCTAAAAACTTCTGTAATCTCATCGGCTACCCTGTTCTCATACGCCCTTCATACGTGTTGTCAGGTGCTGCTATGCGCGTAGCCTACGAGGAGAAACAGTTAGAGGATTTTTTGAAATTAGCCTCCGAGGTCTCAGAAGATCACCCTGTGGTTATCAGTAAATTCTTGGAGGATGCTATGGAGATCGAAGTGGACGGTTTATGTGATGGGGAGGATACTTTAATCGGATCACTTATCGAGCATGTGGAGTTAGCTGGCACGCACAGCGGAGATGCTACTATGATTATACCACCTCAGAGTATCCCTGCCTCCGTTGAAGCTAAAATAATTCATTACACCCGTAAAATAGCCTCCGCTTTAAAAATTAAAGGCCCATTTAACATTCAATATCTTGTTAAAGGTCATGATGTGTTTGTTATAGAATGTAATCTGCGAGCATCCAGATCCATGCCCTTCGTCTCTAAGATAAGGGGTATGAATTTAATGACGATCGCGGCTTCTATTCTACTAGGAGGTAAGATAAGGGACATCTGGTTTGAAGACTACACCTATCCACGTTACCCGAAATATATAGGGGTTAAAGTTCCACAGTTCTCTTTCATGAGGCTTCAAGGCGCTGATCCTGTTTTAGGGGTTGAAATGTTATCGACGGGGGAGGTTGCTTGTATAGGGAGAACTTTCTCAGATGCTTTTATCAAGGCGCTTTTATCAGCTGAAAACGAGATCCCTCTTAAAAGCGGTAGAGCACTTTTCTCAGTGGGCGGGGCTGAATTAAAAGAGAAGCTTATACCAATAGCTAAAGCTTTCACTGAAATAGGTTATAAAATATATGCTACGGAGCATACAGCTGAAGTTTTACTTAAAGCGGGTATACCGGTTGAAATCGTTTATAAAATAAGAGAGGCGCAGCGGAAACCGAATATAAAAGATTTACTAGTAAACAGGGAAATAGACTTAGTAGTCAACATCCCTCAAACAACTACTATAGAAAAATATGTGGAGCTTCTTCAAGACGAGTATGAGATTAGACGCAGCGCAGTGGAGTATAATATCCCCGTTATCACTAATATAAAACTAGCGGAGGCTTTAGCAGACGCGCTTCTAAAAATAAGAGAAGAGGAGTTCACGGTGATTTCTCTAAACGAATACATTGATTCTCTTCCACTTAAATTATGGTGAGCTAATAATCCTGTTAATCTCCTCTAGTAGCTTATCATATTTTTCTTTAAGAGTCTTCTTTAATCTACCAGTTAACTCCTCGAATTCTTTTATCCTATTTAATCTATCAATTCTCATTCTAATATTTTCAGAGGGAGCTGGGCCTCCTAAATGATTTTTTCTTTTAATGTTTTCTAAAGGGTTTAAAACAGTATGCAGTTCGCTCTCGTTTAAGTCTATTTTCAACCCTGTCTCTGAATAAACAAGTTCAGTTAGCTCGCTCGTTTTTAAATCTTTAAGGCGTCTACCCTGTTTTAAAAGTATGTTAACCAGCCGCCCTGTAACTTGGTAGGCTGTTCTGAATGGAATACCTTTCTTAACCAGTAGATCCGAGAC comes from the Candidatus Odinarchaeum yellowstonii genome and includes:
- the carB gene encoding carbamoyl-phosphate synthase (glutamine-hydrolyzing) large subunit, with the translated sequence MPKMDWIHKTLILGSGAIRIGQAGEFDYSGSQALKALSEEGIQTVLVNPNIATIQTDPKLASRVYLLPLTTDFIEKIIEKERPDSILLSFGGQTALNVGVELAEKGILEKYGVRVIGTPIEAIQITEDRDLFKQAMLDVGVNVLRSRVAVTVEEAVKIADEIGYPVIIRVAYTLGGKGSGVAYNREELVEIAQRGLKQSRINQILVEEYVGGWKEIEYEVVRDREDNCIIVCNMENFDPMGIHTGESIVVAPSQTLTNSEYHALREASIRAVRKVGVIGECNIQYALDPKSDKFYAIEINARLSRSSALASKATGYPLAYIAAKLALGYTLPELINKVTLKTTACFEPALDYITVKIPRWDLRKFQNVSRIIGPQMKSVGEVMSIGRSFEEAIQKAVRMLDIGKIGLVANKNESKLTRDEISYYLTNPTDERLFHIVAALKSGFTVEEVSKLTGIDPWFINKIRNIIDLECKLSEYKGRVSESDNKLVNLIRTAKKLGFSDLQLARILGDDEKNIRELRKKRGITPYVKQIDTLAAEWPAKTNYLYMSYNSNADDIQLPDGKTDKIIVLGSGTYRIGSSVEFDWCAVNMVWSLKKMGISEVVMVNCNPETVSTDYDISDKLYFEELTLERILDIYEKENPKGVVVSVGGQTPNNLAYPLYECNVPILGTSPVSIDKAEDRAKFSKLLDELGIPQPKWETLTSLEEAKNFCNLIGYPVLIRPSYVLSGAAMRVAYEEKQLEDFLKLASEVSEDHPVVISKFLEDAMEIEVDGLCDGEDTLIGSLIEHVELAGTHSGDATMIIPPQSIPASVEAKIIHYTRKIASALKIKGPFNIQYLVKGHDVFVIECNLRASRSMPFVSKIRGMNLMTIAASILLGGKIRDIWFEDYTYPRYPKYIGVKVPQFSFMRLQGADPVLGVEMLSTGEVACIGRTFSDAFIKALLSAENEIPLKSGRALFSVGGAELKEKLIPIAKAFTEIGYKIYATEHTAEVLLKAGIPVEIVYKIREAQRKPNIKDLLVNREIDLVVNIPQTTTIEKYVELLQDEYEIRRSAVEYNIPVITNIKLAEALADALLKIREEEFTVISLNEYIDSLPLKLW